A genomic window from Sebastes fasciatus isolate fSebFas1 chromosome 7, fSebFas1.pri, whole genome shotgun sequence includes:
- the LOC141770786 gene encoding extracellular calcium-sensing receptor-like, whose translation MDGDYVIGGVFSIHYDMHTVKHNYTTMPEPLRCTGSIDSRELRFSRAMVFAIEEINNSTELLPGIKLGYQIYDSCASVPVAVHVAFQLSSGLDPVFYPGDNCSQSGMVMAIVGESGSTPSISMSRIIGPFNIPQVSHFATCACLSDKQQYPSFFRTIPSDQFQADALAKLVKHFGWTWIGAVRSDSDYGNNGMASFLDAAHKEGICVEYSESFYRTHPRNKIQRVADVIRRSTATVVVAFTSPGDMRILLEELSLEPSPPRQWIGSEAWVTDPDMLRFSFCAGAIGFGIEQSVIPGLRDFLLDLSPPKVAASLVFTEFWEDAFNCRLGTSTATDKSVCDGTEDIETIQSPYTDTSQLRITNMVYKAVYAIAHAIHNAVCQETNSITQCDKFARIESKKVLTQLKKVHFSQNGYNVSFDAKGDPVATYELINWQKSESGSIELVTVGHYDASLPVGQEFRINRNLTWVEGGTQVPVSVCTDSCPPGTRKVLQKGKPICCYDCILCPEGEISNATDSPDCFPCPKEFWPNAERNTCLPKTVEFLSFNEVLGIILAAFSVGGACLAIITAAVFYHHRTSPIVRANNSELSFLLLFSLTLCFLCSLTFIGAPSEWSCMLRHTAFGITFVLCMSCVLGKTIVVLMAFKATLPGSNVMKWFGPPQQRMTVVSFTFIQVLICTIWLVLSPPFPKKNLTTYKERIILECALGSAIGFWAVLGYIGLLAVFCFVLAVLARKLPDNFNEAKLITFSMLIFCAVWITFIPAYISSPGKFTVAVEIFAILASSFGLILCIFAPKCFIILFKPEKNTKKHLMNKNQF comes from the exons ATGGATGGTGACTACGTTATTGGTGGTGTTTTCTCCATACACTACGACATGCACACAGTGAAGCACAACTACACTACCATGCCTGAGCCATTAAGGTGCACAGGGAG CATTGACTCCCGTGAACTACGCTTCTCACGTGCAATGGTCTTCGCCATCGAGGAGATTAACAACAGCACCGAGCTGCTGCCGGGCATTAAGCTCGGTTATCAGATCTACGACTCGTGCGCCTCGGTGCCTGTGGCGGTGCACGTGGCATTCCAGCTTTCGAGCGGCCTGGACCCGGTGTTTTACCCCGGCGACAACTGCTCGCAATCTGGTATGGTGATGGCTATCGTTGGTGAGTCTGGGTCCACGCCATCCATAAGCATGTCGCGCATCATCGGGCCCTTTAACATCCCTCAA GTGAGCCACTTTGCCACTTGTGCATGCCTGTCCGATAAGCAGCAGTACCCGAGTTTCTTCAGAACAATCCCCAGTGACCAGTTCCAGGCTGACGCGTTGGCCAAGCTGGTAAAACACTTTGGCTGGACTTGGATAGGTGCTGTCCGGTCGGATTCGGACTATGGCAACAATGGCATGGCTTCTTTCCTGGACGCAGCACACAAAGAAGGGATCTGTGTGGAGTACTCTGAATCTTTCTATCGGACCCACCCACGTAACAAGATCCAGAGGGTAGCTGACGTTATCCGCAG GTCAACCGCTACGGTCGTTGTGGCGTTTACATCACCTGGAGACATGAGGATTCTGCTGGAGGAGCTGTCACTCGAGCCTTCTCCACCTCGTCAGTGGATAGGCAGTGAGGCCTGGGTAACCGACCCAGACATGCTGAGGTTCAGCTTCTGTGCTGGAGCCATCGGATTTGGCATTGAGCAATCTGTCATCCCAGGTCTGAGAGACTTCCTGCTGGATCTCTCTCCCCCTAAAGTGGCTGCCTCTCTGGTGTTTACTGAGTTCTGGGAGGATGCATTCAACTGCAGGCTGGGAACAA gCACTGCCACagacaagagtgtgtgtgatggaaCTGAAGACATAGAGACGATCCAGAGCCCGTACACAGACACATCTCAGCTCAGAATCACTAACATGGTGTACAAGGCTGTGTATGCAATAGCACATGCCATTCATAATGCAGTGTGTCAGGAAACAAATTCTATAACTCAGTGTGACAAATTCGCCAGGATAGAGTCGAAAAAG GTTCTTACTCAGTTGAAGAAAGTGCATTTTTCCCAAAATGGTTATAATGTGTCATTTGATGCCAAAGGAGATCCTGTGGCCACATACGAGCTGATTAACTGGCAAAAAAGTGAGAGTGGCAGCATTGAGTTGGTGACAGTAGGGCACTACGATGCATCACTGCCGGTGGGCCAGGAGTTCCGTATCAACAGGAACCTCACCTGGGTGGAGGGTGGCACACAA GTGCCTGTGTCGGTGTGCACTGACAGCTGTCCTCCAGGAACTCGTAAAGTGCTGCAGAAAGGAAAACCCATCTGCTGTTATGACTGTATACTGTGTCCTGAAGGAGAGATTAGCAATGCTACag attcccCTGATTGTTTCCCTTGCCCCAAAGAGTTCTGGCCTAATGCAGAGAGAAACACATGTCTCCCCAAGACTGTAGAGTTTCTTTCCTTCAACGAGGTCCTTGGAATCATCTTGGCTGCATTCTCAGTCGGAGGCGCCTGTCTTGCCATTATAACAGCAGCTGTGTTTTATCATCACAGGACATCCCCGATTGTCAGGGCCAACAACTCTGAGCtgagcttcctgctgctcttctccctgACTCTATGTTTCTTATGTTCATTAACTTTCATTGGAGCACCCTCTGAGTGGTCCTGCATGCTGCGCCACACAGCGTTCGGGATCACCTTCGTCCTCTGTATGTCTTGTGTTCTTGGAAAAACAATAGTAGTATTAATGGCCTTCAAAGCTACACTCCCAGGAAGTAATGTCATGAAATGGTTTGGTCCTCCGCAGCAAAGAATGACTGTAGTGTCTTTCACGTTCATTCAAGTTTTAATATGTACTATTTGGTTGGTTCTTAGTCCTCCTTTTCCAAAGAAAAACCTAACCACATACAAGGAGAGAATCATCCTAGAGTGTGCATTAGGCTCAGCTATTGGGTTCTGGGCTGTGCTCGGGTACATCGGCCTACTGGCTGTGTTTTGCTTTGTGTTAGCTGTCCTAGCCCGGAAACTACCTGACAATTTTAATGAAGCCAAGCTGATCACCTTCAGCATGCTGATATTCTGTGCAGTCTGGATCACCTTTATCCCAGCGTATATCAGCTCTCCTGGGAAGTTCACTGTGGCTGTGGAGATATTTGCCATTCTGGCCTCCAGTTTTGGACTAATATTGTGTATATTTGCTCCAAAGTGTTTCATCATTTTGTTTAAGCCAGAGAAAAACACCAAGAAACATTTAATGAacaaaaatcaattctaa
- the LOC141770787 gene encoding extracellular calcium-sensing receptor-like — translation MHKPGDVVLGGLFEVHYTSVFPELTFTSEPKQLSCQGFDPPGFRHAMTMAFAINEINKNSNLLPNVTLGYSLYDNCATLVIGFSAALLLASGREEQFLLQENCLGTPPVLGIVGDSISTSSIATSDVLGLFKLPIVSYFATCSCLSDRQRFPSFFRTIPSDAFQVRAMIQILKRFGWTWVGLLVSDDDYGLHVARSFQSDLTQSGGGCLSYSEILPWGEKTAELKRIVDVMKESTARVVIVFAHRIHMIQLMEEVVRQNVTGLQWMASEAWTAAPVLQTPRLMPYLGGTLGIAIRRGEISGFRDFLLRIRPDLHDNNYGHSMVRQFWEYIFQCRFAPPPAGWVEAGGDLCTGHEDLESVETEFLDVSNLRPEYNIYKAVYALAYALDDMLQCQPGRGPFSGHSCATLQTLEPWQLMYYLENVNFTTPFGDEVSFDDNGDALPIYDIMNWLWLPDGRTKVQSVGVVKKSALKGEELILDEDKIFWNFDIKQPPLSVCSDSCLPGTRMARKKGQPVCCFNCVPCSEGKFSNDTDSMECTSCPEDFWSSPQRDHCVPKKTEFLSYHELLGICLTTTSLLGTFICALVLGIFIYHRSTPMVRANNSELSFLLLMSLKLCFLCSLLFIGRPKLWTCQLRHAAFGISFVLSVSCILVKTMVVLAVFKASKPGGGASLKWFGAVQQRGTVMVLTSIQAAICTAWIVSASPAPHKNMQYYNDKIVYECVVGSTVGFAVLLGYIGLLAILSFLLAFLARNLPDNFNEAKLITFSMLIFCAVWVAFVPAYVNSPGKYADAVEVFAILASSFGLLVALFVPKCYIILLRPERNTKKAIMGRETMKT, via the exons ATGCACAAACCTGGTGATGTGGTTCTTGGTGGGCTGTTTGAGGTCCACTACACTTCTGTCTTCCCTGAGCTGACATTCACCTCAGAACCAAAACAGCTCAGCTGCCAAGG TTTTGACCCTCCAGGGTTCAGGCATGCCATGACCATGGCCTTTGCTATTAATGAGATCAACAAAAACTCCAACCTGCTACCTAATGTGACTCTGGGATACAGCCTGTATGACAACTGTGCCACTCTTGTAATTGGATTCAGTGCTGCATTGTTATTGGCCAGTGGTCGAGAGGAGCAGTTTCTGCTCCAGGAGAACTGTTTGGGGACCCCTCCAGTCCTCGGGATTGTGGGTGATTCCATCTCAACATCTTCTATCGCCACCTCTGATGTGCTAGGTTTATTCAAATTGCCCATT GTGAGTTACTTTGCCACATGCTCCTGCCTCAGTGATAGGCAAAGGTTTCCATCCTTTTTCAGAACAATCCCAAGTGATGCTTTCCAG GTGCGTGCTATGATTCAGATTTTAAAACGCTTTGGCTGGACATGGGTAGGTCTGCTGGTCAGTGATGATGACTATGGACTCCATGTTGCCCGATCCTTTCAGTCAGACTTGACTCAGTCTGGTGGAGGTTGTCTGTCCTACTCAGAGATTTTGCCCTGGGGTGAAAAAACAGCTGAACTAAAAAGGATTGTGGATGTGATGAAAGAATCAACAGCTCGTGTGGTCATTGTGTTCGCACATCGGATCCACATGATTCAACTCATGGAAGAG GTGGTGAGGCAGAATGTGACAGGCCTTCAGTGGATGGCCAGTGAAGCCTGGACTGCAGCTCCTGTGCTCCAAACCCCCCGCCTCATGCCGTACCTGGGTGGTACACTGGGCATTGCCATCCGCCGAGGGGAAATATCAGGGTTCAGGGATTTTCTGTTAAGAATACGTCCCGACCTACATGACAATAATTATGGACATAGCATG gTGAGGCAGTTTTGGGAATACATATTTCAGTGTAGATTTGCACCACCTCCAGCTGGTTGGGTGGAAGCTGGTGGAGATCTATGTACAGGACACGAAGATCTAGAGAGTGTGGAGACTGAGTTTCTGGATGTGTCTAATCTGAGGCCTGAGTACAATATTTACAAGGCTGTGTATGCTCTGGCGTATGCCCTTGATGACATGTTGCAGTGCCAGCCAGGGAGAGGGCCTTTCAGCGGACACAGCTGTGCCACTTTGCAAACACTGGAGCCATGGCAG CTTATGTATTACTTGGAAAATGTCAACTTTACCACACCATTTGGTGATGAAGTGTCATTTGATGATAATGGTGATGCCTTACCAATATATGATATCATGAACTGGCTTTGGCTCCCTGATGGAAGAACAAAAGTTCAGAGTGTGGGGGTTGTTAAGAAGTCGGCCTTGAAAGGTGAAGAACTCATACTTGATGAAGACAAAATCTTCTGGAACTTTGACATCAAACAG CCACCCCTGTCAGTATGCAGTGACAGCTGTCTTCCAGGTACCCGCATGGCCAGAAAAAAGGGGCAACCTGTTTGCTGTTTCAACTGTGTCCCTTGTTCTGAGGGCAAGTTCAGCAATGACACAG ACTCCATGGAGTGCACCAGTTGTCCAGAAGACTTCTGGTCCAGCCCCCAGCGTGACCACTGTGTTCCTAAGAAAACAGAGTTCCTTTCCTATCATGAGCTTCTAGGTATCTGTTTGACAACCACCTCATTGCTGGGCACATTTATCTGTGCTCTTGTCCTGGGAATCTTCATCTATCATCGCAGTACACCCATGGTCCGCGCCAACAATTCAGAGCTGAGTTTCTTGCTCTTGATGTCACTTAAATTATGTTTTCTCTGCTCACTGTTGTTCATTGGCCGTCCGAAGCTGTGGACATGCCAGCTGAGACATGCAGCATTTGGAATCAGCTTTGTGCTTTCTGTCTCATGTATTTTGGTGAAAACCATGGTGGTTCTGGCTGTATTCAAGGCCTCCAAGCCAGGAGGTGGAGCCAGTCTGAAGTGGTTTGGTGCTGTGCAGCAGAGAGGAACAGTTATGGTTCTTACTTCTATTCAGGCAGCAATCTGCACTGCTTGGATTGTCTCTGCTTCACCAGCTCCTCATAAAAACATGCAATACTACAATGACAAGATAGTTTATGAGTGTGTAGTCGGGTCCACGGTTGGTTTTGCAGTGTTACTGGGCTATATTGGCTTACTGGCTATTCTCAGCTTCCTGTTAGCATTTCTGGCGAGGAATCTTCCAGACAACTTCAATGAGGCCAAGCTCATCACTTTCAGCATGCTGATCTTCTGTGCTGTGTGGGTAGCTTTTGTCCCTGCTTATGTCAACTCGCCGGGAAAATATGCCGATGCAGTGGAGGTATTTGCCATCCTGGCCTCCAGTTTTGGTCTCTTGGTGGCACTTTTTGTACCCAAATGTTACATAATCCTGCTGAGACCAGAGAGGAACACAAAGAAAGCAATCATGGGTCGAGAAACTATGAAGACATAA